The segment AAGGGCCTGTTTTTGCGATTCACCAATCCGATGAGCTACTCAACGGTATGGATGCCTGGAACAAGGGCACGCATGGCAAAAGCGGTCTGATCGACAAGGTAAAGGCCTCCGCCATTACCGAAGCCGAAGCTGAAGCCGCGTTGATTGCTTTTTTGAAAAAATACGTCCCTAAGGGCAAGGTGCCGCTGTGCGGCAACAGCATTGCTCAGGACAGGCGCTTTATGGAGCGCTACATGCCCAAGCTCAACGACTTCTTTCACTATCGAAATATCGATGTGAGCACATTGAAAGAGCTTGCCAAGCGTTGGAAGCCCACTGCCTATACCTCTTTCAAGAAAGCGCAGCGCCACACCGCTATGGCCGATGTGCATGAGTCGATCGACGAGCTGCAGCATTACCGCAAAGAATTGCTGAGTGCTTAAGAGCATGTTTTGCTCTCGATAGGCACATTCCTGTGAAGGGGGATACAAATTCATCACTTGCGGGAAAACCCGTTGCGTGCCACAATATCCCTCTTACCCGATCAATGGGTAATTTTTGCGCATCTCCATCACACACGGGTACTTACTTTCGTGCAACGGCCTACATACAGCCGACACGCTAAGACATAACACCCATCTGCCCCGTTTTGCGAACGGGCCAGTCAAAGTCTGACGGTGGATGTTGATAACCAACCGTCAAAAGAAGCGAGCAGCACGCTGACTGCGTCGTTTTTTCGTAAGCTATTAATGACAGAAAACTCCCTAGAGCAGGGCCAAGTGGCCGCTGCCGATATCGCCGTGTCTTCGCCTGAAATCGATTCCCGTCTGGACGCTATGCTGGCCGACATGGACGCAGAAGATACTGGTGCTGAAGAAATCACCTCCGAAGAAGCTGCTGCTGAAGAAGTTCCTGCTCAGCCTAACGGTTTCGTAGAACTGGGCCTGGCTCCTGAACTGGTTCAGGCTGTGGCTGACCTCGGCTACACCCAGCCTACAGCAGTGCAGATCAAGGCCATTCCTTTGGCCATGGGTGAAGGCGCTGATGCCAACGGTTTCATCGACCTGATGGTGTCCAGCCAGACTGGCTCCGGCAAGACTGCTGCCTTCCTGCTGCCCGTGCTGCACACCTTGATCCAACAACGCGCTCAAGCTGACGTTGATGCCAAGGCTGAGTTCGAGCGCATGTGCGCTGAAGCTGAAGCCAATGGCGAAGCTGCTCCTAAGCGTGCCAAGCGCAAGGATCCCACCAACAACCGCAATT is part of the Comamonas sp. Y33R10-2 genome and harbors:
- the orn gene encoding oligoribonuclease, with amino-acid sequence MNSASAEPVAVSAVDAPVVLLKSDLNMVWLDCEMTGLNPDHDRIIEIAVVVSSSDLQTRVEGPVFAIHQSDELLNGMDAWNKGTHGKSGLIDKVKASAITEAEAEAALIAFLKKYVPKGKVPLCGNSIAQDRRFMERYMPKLNDFFHYRNIDVSTLKELAKRWKPTAYTSFKKAQRHTAMADVHESIDELQHYRKELLSA